A region of Culicoides brevitarsis isolate CSIRO-B50_1 chromosome 1, AGI_CSIRO_Cbre_v1, whole genome shotgun sequence DNA encodes the following proteins:
- the LOC134836923 gene encoding protein Abitram, translated as MKDDYHESFTADDIQNFPSVVDRFYEKFRYSYQTEENHLVLAHSNGIVLVQLCPEHPVFQSGIAEISYDVGQVDRSNNEVKGKSKRGGLVLQERTQLAVIRSKDGKEYKIVSPLAGKLVEVNKSLAENPDLVRKEGDGYVAIILPKQDVLKKEKVKWEQIGGPIVRIENV; from the coding sequence atgaaggaCGATTACCACGAAAGTTTCACCGCTGATGACATCCAAAATTTCCCTTCTGTCGTCGATCGTTTCTACGAAAAGTTCCGATATTCGTACCAAACGGAGGAAAATCACCTCGTTCTTGCCCATTCAAATGGCATCGTCCTTGTGCAATTGTGTCCCGAGCATCCCGTGTTCCAAAGTGGCATCGCCGAAATTAGTTACGACGTGGGGCAGGTCGATCGGAGCAATAATGAGGTGAAAGGGAAAAGTAAACGCGGGGGATTGGTGTTGCAAGAAAGGACACAACTTGCCGTAATTCGGTCCAAAGACGGGaaagaatataaaattgtGTCGCCATTGGCGGGAAAATTAGTAGAAGTGAACAAAAGTTTGGCGGAAAATCCAGATTTGGTGAGAAAGGAAGGCGATGGTTATGTTGCGATAATTTTACCGAAGCAGGATGTCCTGAAAAAGGAGAAAGTTAAATGGGAGCAGATTGGAGGTCCAATTGTTAGaatagaaaatgtttaa